The Kluyvera intermedia genome window below encodes:
- the degQ gene encoding serine endoprotease DegQ — MSKSTLLLSALALSIGLSLAVPAPVMASLPTQVPGQGSLPSLAPMLEKVLPAVVSVKVEGTAPVNQQVPEELKKFFGDDGGNATNEPSQKFEGLGSGVIIDAIKGYVLTNNHVVSDAQKISIQLNDGREFDAKLIGSDDQSDIALLQIQKASHLTQIAIADSDKLRVGDFAVAVGNPFGLGQTVTSGIVSALGRSGLNLEGLENFIQTDAAINRGNSGGALLNLNGELIGINTAILAPGGGSVGIGFAIPSNMAQTLAQQLIQFGEIKRGLLGIRGMEMTADIAKAFNLNVQRGAFISEVLPGSGSAKAGIKSGDVITSLNGKPLNSFAELRSRIATTEPGSKVKLGLLRNGKPMEVEVTLDKSTSSTASAQLIIPALEGAQLSDGQAKDGTKGVVISDVEKGSPAAQVGLHKDDVIIGINRQPTQSIAELRKVLEAKPAVIAVNVMRGNESIYLLMR, encoded by the coding sequence ATGAGCAAATCGACTTTACTGTTAAGTGCGTTAGCGTTAAGCATCGGACTCTCTCTTGCCGTACCCGCGCCAGTGATGGCGTCATTACCTACGCAGGTTCCTGGCCAGGGTAGCCTGCCAAGCCTTGCGCCAATGCTGGAGAAAGTCCTGCCTGCGGTAGTGAGTGTGAAAGTAGAGGGAACCGCGCCGGTGAATCAGCAGGTGCCAGAGGAGCTAAAGAAATTCTTTGGTGACGACGGCGGTAACGCCACGAACGAACCTTCGCAGAAATTTGAAGGGCTGGGTTCCGGCGTGATTATTGATGCCATAAAAGGCTATGTACTGACCAACAACCATGTGGTCAGCGATGCGCAGAAGATTAGCATCCAGCTAAACGATGGTCGTGAGTTCGATGCCAAACTCATTGGCAGTGACGATCAAAGCGACATCGCCTTGCTGCAAATTCAAAAAGCCAGCCACTTAACCCAAATAGCCATCGCCGACTCTGACAAGCTGCGCGTCGGTGATTTCGCCGTCGCCGTCGGTAACCCCTTCGGCCTCGGGCAGACCGTAACCTCAGGGATCGTTTCGGCCCTGGGGCGCAGCGGCCTGAATCTGGAAGGGCTGGAAAACTTTATTCAGACCGACGCCGCCATTAACCGTGGTAACTCCGGCGGCGCCCTGCTAAACCTCAACGGCGAACTGATTGGCATCAATACCGCCATTCTGGCGCCCGGCGGCGGCAGCGTTGGTATAGGCTTTGCCATCCCTAGCAATATGGCGCAGACCCTGGCACAGCAACTGATTCAGTTTGGTGAAATCAAACGCGGCCTGCTGGGTATTCGCGGCATGGAGATGACGGCGGATATTGCTAAAGCCTTTAATCTCAATGTGCAGCGCGGAGCATTCATCAGTGAAGTGTTGCCGGGTTCGGGTTCCGCTAAAGCAGGGATAAAATCCGGCGATGTCATTACCAGCCTGAACGGTAAACCTCTCAACAGTTTTGCCGAACTGCGTTCACGTATTGCCACCACAGAGCCAGGCTCTAAGGTCAAATTGGGCCTGCTGCGTAACGGCAAGCCGATGGAGGTGGAAGTCACGCTGGATAAGAGCACTTCATCCACCGCCAGCGCCCAGTTGATTATCCCTGCACTGGAAGGGGCTCAATTGAGCGATGGCCAGGCAAAAGACGGTACCAAAGGGGTCGTCATTTCAGATGTCGAGAAAGGCAGCCCGGCGGCTCAGGTTGGTCTGCATAAGGATGATGTCATTATTGGCATTAACCGCCAGCCAACTCAGTCGATTGCCGAACTGCGCAAAGTGCTGGAAGCCAAGCCCGCCGTGATTGCAGTGAACGTCATGCGCGGTAATGAGAGCATCTATCTGCTTATGCGGTAA